One window of Steroidobacteraceae bacterium genomic DNA carries:
- a CDS encoding MFS transporter: protein MKNVWILAAAQALGGCGTIMLVAFGGIVGTQIAPTPQLATLPVSLAVVGLACATLPASLLMRRFGRKRVFMANAGLAAAAAAGCAIAVNAANFPLLCIASMIIGASMSVVQQYRFAATEFVPASEAGKAVGIVMLGTLAAALIGPGIGNALRLAIPGTAEFTGSFAVLAFLLLGGGAVLGRLQRSPAAALATTGAERSLAQIAAQPQYRHAVLAGVASYAVMSFIMTATPISMHVHDHFSTGETTSVISAHVVAMYVMSFFSGFLTRSLGLGRMMILGTLCMTATVVVGAFVGREFSHYFVGLALLGIGWNLLFVAGTTLLTRTYTPAERFKAQGCNDLLVFGSQAAVSLLAGTTIEAWGWARLNLATLPILAVTLIAAVVLSRRERASVSRPEMPLPARRSPGAQP from the coding sequence ATGAAAAACGTCTGGATTCTGGCTGCCGCGCAGGCGTTGGGGGGTTGCGGCACGATCATGCTGGTCGCCTTTGGCGGTATCGTCGGCACACAGATTGCCCCGACACCGCAGCTCGCCACCCTGCCGGTCTCGCTCGCCGTAGTGGGTCTTGCCTGCGCGACACTTCCAGCGTCGCTACTGATGCGACGCTTCGGTCGCAAACGGGTATTCATGGCCAATGCCGGTCTTGCTGCAGCGGCTGCGGCAGGTTGCGCCATTGCGGTGAATGCGGCCAATTTTCCGTTGTTGTGCATCGCCAGCATGATCATCGGCGCATCGATGTCGGTCGTTCAGCAATACCGCTTCGCAGCCACCGAATTCGTGCCCGCCAGTGAAGCCGGCAAGGCTGTCGGCATCGTCATGCTGGGCACGCTCGCGGCCGCCCTGATCGGTCCCGGCATTGGCAATGCGCTGCGCCTCGCGATCCCCGGTACCGCCGAGTTCACTGGCAGCTTCGCCGTGCTCGCGTTCCTGCTCCTTGGCGGCGGCGCGGTGCTTGGCCGCCTGCAACGCTCGCCCGCCGCCGCTTTGGCCACGACCGGCGCCGAGCGCAGTCTTGCGCAGATTGCGGCCCAGCCGCAGTACCGGCACGCCGTACTGGCGGGCGTCGCCTCTTATGCCGTCATGAGTTTCATCATGACGGCCACCCCGATCAGCATGCACGTGCACGACCATTTCTCGACTGGCGAGACGACCAGCGTCATATCCGCTCACGTCGTTGCCATGTACGTGATGTCGTTCTTCAGCGGCTTCCTGACACGCTCGCTCGGACTCGGCCGCATGATGATCCTCGGGACCTTGTGCATGACGGCCACGGTCGTGGTCGGCGCCTTCGTCGGCCGTGAGTTCAGCCATTACTTCGTCGGACTTGCGCTGCTCGGCATTGGCTGGAACCTGTTGTTCGTCGCGGGCACGACGCTCTTGACACGGACCTACACGCCGGCCGAGAGATTCAAGGCGCAGGGCTGCAACGACCTGCTCGTGTTCGGATCACAGGCAGCCGTGTCATTGCTGGCCGGGACAACCATCGAAGCCTGGGGTTGGGCAAGGCTCAATCTCGCGACCCTGCCGA